In Bradyrhizobium sp. 195, the sequence GATGCCGGCGGCGCGCAGGCGCGCATGCCCCTGTCCCGCGACCTCAGGATTGGGATCCTCGATCGCCGCCACCACCCGCTTGATGCCGGCTGCGATCACAGCATCGGCGCAAGGCGGCGACTTGCCGAAATGCGAGCACGGCTCCAGCGTGACGTAGAGCGTGGCGCCCCGCGCCGCCTCGCCTGCCCGCAGCAAGGCCTCGGGCTCGCCATGCGGCCGCCCGCCGGGCTGCGTCCAGCCCCGCCCGACGATGACCCCGTCCTTCACAATGACCGCGCCGACGGCCGGATTGGGCCAGGTGCGCCCCTGCCCGCGCTTACCCAGCGCCAGCGCAAGTTGCATGAAACGAAAATCGGCGTCCTTAGCCTCGCGGGCCCTCTGCGCGAACTGATCTTCCAGGATACGGAAGATCATTTGCGGATCGCGGCGAGCCGCGCTTCCTCCTCACCGGAGAGCTCGCCGAGCACCTCGGCGAAATCCTTGGCCTCGCGGAAATTGCGGTAGACCGAGGCGAAGCGCACATAGGCGACGTCGTCGAGCGTGCGCAGATGCTCCATCACGGTCTCGCCGATCACCTCGGAGGAGATTTCGGCCTCGCCCCCGGTCTCGAGCTCGCGCACGATGGTGGAGACCATCTTCTCCACCCGCTCCGGCTCGACCTGCCGCTTGCGCAAGGAGATCTGCACCGAGCGCATCAGCTTGTCGCGATCGAACGGCACGCGGCGGCCGTTGCGCTTGATCACGGTGAGCTCGCGCAGCTGCACGCGCTCGAACGTGGTGAAGCGGAAATTGCAGGCGACGCACACGCGCCGCCTGCGGATCACGGAAGAGTCCTCGGTCGGACGCGAGTCCTTTACCTGCGTATCGAGACTGTTGCAGTTCGGGCAGCGCATCCGCTTGGCCTAGCCTTACTGATAGATCGGGAACCGGTCGGTGAGCGCCTTGACCCGCTCCTTGATCGCGGCTTCCACCAGCGGCGCCTTGCCGTCGTCGGACTGCGCGATCGCGTTCAGGACCTCGGCGATCATGCCGCCGACCTGCTGGAATTCGGCGACGCCGAAGCCGCGGGTGGTCGCCGCCGGGGTGCCGAGACGCAGGCCCGAGGTGACGAAGGGCTTTTCGGGGTCGAACGGAATACCGTTCTTGTTGCAGGTGATGGCGGCGCGAACCAGCGCCTTCTCCGAGACGTTGCCCTTCAGGCCCTTCGGCCGGAGGTCGACCAGCATCAGATGGTTGTCGGTGCCGCCGGAGACGATGTCGAAGCCGTGGCTCTTCATCGCCTCGGCCAGTGCCTTGGCGTTCTCGACGACGTTCTTCGCATAGACCTTGAAGTCCGGACGCAGCGCCTCGCCAAAGGCAACCGCCTTCGCCGCGATCACATGCATCAAGGGGCCGCCCTGCAGGCCCGGGAAGATCGCCGAGTTGAGCTTCTTGGCGAGCGCCTCGTCGTTGGAGAGGATCAGGCCGCCGCGCGGACCGCGCAGCGACTTGTGCGTCGTCGTCGTGGTGACGTGGGCATGCGGCACGGGCGAAGCATGCACGCCGCCGGCAACGAGGCCCGCAAAGTGAGCCATGTCGACCAGGAGATAGGCGCCGACCGAGTCCGCGATCTCGCGGAAGCGCTTGAAGTCCCAGGCGCGCGAATAGGCCGAGCCGCCGGCGACGATCAGCTTCGGCTTGACCTCTTCGGCCTGCTTGGCGACCGCGTCCATGTCGATGATCTGGTCCTCGCGGCGCACGGTGTAGTGCGCAGCCTTGAACCACTTGCCGCTCATGTTGACGGGCGAGCCGTGGGTGAGATGGCCGCCGGCCGCGAGATCGAGACCCATGAAGGTGTCGCCGGGCTGCAGCAGCGCCAAAAACACAGCCTGGTTCATCTGGCTGCCGGAGTTCGGCTGCACGTTGGCGAAATTGGCGCCGAACAGCTTCTTGGCGCGATCGATCGCGAGGTTCTCGGCGACATCCACCCACTCACAACCGCCATAGTAGCGCGCGCCCGGATAGCCTTCCGCGTATTTGTTGGTCATGACCGAACCCTGCGCTTCCAGCACGGCCCGGCTGACGATGTTCTCGGAGGCGATCAGCTCGACCTCGTGGCGCTGCCGGCCGAGCTCGCCCTTGATGGCGGCGGCGATTTCCGGGTCGGCCTGCTCGAGCGAGGCGGTGAAAAACGAATCGGGCGCGGAGGCGGTTTTGGCTGCGGTCATCTTGCGAATATCTCCACCGCCGCAGCCTTTTGGCGGGCTACGGGCGGTCTGGTGTGGCGATCGGAAGCGGCGAGCGCGATCTACCACATCGCCCGCAACAGGCCAAGCATTTGCGGGTCGGGGGCGAGATTTGTGCAAGATATGGTGGGGAGCGGAGGTTTTCGGCAACGGGCCGGCCTGAGGGAATCGCCCGTCCGTTACATCCGAAATGGGGCCGCTTCGGGCCTTTAATTCCTCATGCCCGAAGCCGCGGGTACGGCAGAAATCGCGTCACAGCCCGGTATACCCCGCCTTCACGGGGTCCACGCTGCCATCGAGCTGGCGCAGATAGGTCAGGCCGCAAACGGTCAACCTATGGGGGTCCTTCTCGCCGGCCTCCATCAGAGTAGTGAGATAGTTCGTGACCTTTGCCCGTGCCTCCTCGCTGGCCGCGGCGGTGCGGTTGGCGAGCAGGTCATAGGTCTGCATGATGCGGTCGATGGCGGCTTCCATGGCACCCTCTGGTTCTCTTGAATTTCGGAGTCTTGTTCAGGCAACCGCGCGGGCCTCGGACTGCGTCTCGAACCACGTGATCGCCTTGTTGGCGAGCCTGATCTTGTTGAATTCGCCCTGTTGGAGCAGCTTCACAATAATCCCCAGCAGGTGTTCGTCGGTGACGAGGGTATCGGGGATCGCGCCGGAGCGGCGAAGGTAGTTCGCGGCGATGGCGTAGGCCTCGCTCACGAGTTCCACGTTCATCGCCTGAAGCCCGCGCTCGACCAGCATCGACTTGTCTCCGATCCGAAGGAGATAAGCGCTGAGGCCGGAGCTGGTTCCGCATCGCGAGCAATTTTTTCGCAGGTGCACAAAGTAAAACGCACCGGTCCGGGGCAACTCCGGGCCGGCGCGCTTGGGGAAGTTCAGGCACGTTCGGGAAGCCTGCCGGTCTTGTTGGGGGCCGGCTTGGCCTTGATCCCTTAAGAAAACTCAGAGCCGATAGAGGATCTGGTCGGTCCAGAACCGCTCGAGGCGATGCAGCGACTTGTTGAGGGTCGAGAACTCCTCGCCAGAGATGCCGCCGACCTGCTCCACCGTCTTGACGTGCTTCTGGTAGAGCGTATCGACGATGCGGCGGACTTCCTGGCCCTGCGGGGTCAGGCGGATGCGCACCGAGCGGCGATCGACGCGCGAGCGCTGATGATCGAGGAAGCCGAGCTCGACGAGCTTCTTCAGATTGTAGGAGACGTTGGAGCCGAGATAGTAACCGCGCGTGCGCAGCTCGCCCGCGGTCAGCTCCTTGTCGCCGATGTTGTAGAGCAGGAGCGCCTGCACCGAGTTGATGTCCGCACGACCGCGGCGATCGAATTCATCCTTGATCACGTCGAGGAGCCGGCGATGCAGCCGCTCCACCAGAGTCAAAGCTTCCAGATAGAGCGACTGCACCGAACCCTGCTGGCCGGAGACGCGCTCTGCGGTATCTGCCGCAGTTGCGACGGCTTTCATCATGACACTTCCCCTGTTGTCGTTTTTATCGACACTTATTCGACGAAACTTGTGCTCCGTCTGATAGGTGCAACTTAAGGGGCTCGTTTGAAGATCGGCTTAAATAAGAGAATAAAGAGATCATGAATTTAAGACAGTGAATTGCGGATTAAGCCTGTGCCACAAGCACTTTTCGCAACGCTCTGTTGACCTTCGCAAGGTCCTGTTCACCCTCCGTCCGCCCCCGTTGTCGCATTCCAGAACAGCCCCGCCCCGTTTCGAAACGGGCGCGTAACGGCTGTGGCGGAACACAGCTGGTCAACGAAAACTTACCGCAAATTTTAGGCAACCAACGGTCAACCAAGAGCAACACTCTGGTGTCCCGGACCAGCGCCGCTCTCGTGTCCCAGGGCTGAACAGATCGTAGGATGGGTAGAGCGAAGCGAGACCCATCATCCACCGCGCGGCCACATCGATGGGTTTCGCTTCGCTCTGCCCATCCTACAAGAGATCGCCTACGGCGGCCGTTCGCGCGCGGCCATCCAGGCGAGCGCGAGATAGGCGGCGAGCATGAAGGCCTCGACCCCGACGACGATCAGGCTGCCGCCGTAGATGCCCGGGAACATCAGCTCGATCACCGCCATCGACACCACGGTCGTGAGCCACACCACCGCACCCCAGGGCGTTGCCAGCCACAGGCCGACCGCGGCGACGAGCTCGATCACGGCGAAGTAGACGGTCGCGGCCTGCCATGCCATCGACTGGTTCTCGAACGCCTCGTCCTCGCCGCCGACGAAGCCCGTCACCTGCGCCCAGTGATAGAGACCTTTCAGGATCGAGAGCAGCGCCATCACCCGCAGGAACAGCACGAGGCGGCGCGTCCAGACATTGTCGTCGGACTCCGAGCGCTCCGACGAGATCGCAGCCACCGACATCGCGCTGTCTCGGGCATTGTCTCTGACGGCGTCCCTGGGGCTGCCGTCACGGGCCGCATCGCGGGTGGAGATCTCGGACATGGGCCCCTTCTGGCTGCTTCGGCCCGCAAAATCAATCGGCTGCCCAAATCGCTTCCGTTCTGCCTTGCGGCAGGTCAAGCCGCGGTGGCGGGAACCATGCGAGCTGGTATAAGAATAATTCCAGCGGGAGGAAGAGTGATGGCGATAAAATACGGACGTCCGATCGAATTGCGCGAGGTTTCTCGCCGGGATGGCGCTGGCGCCTCCCCTGCCCTCGATCTGACCGTCCGCCCCCGCCGCAACCGCAAGGCCGAATGGGCCCGACGCATGGTGCGGGAGAACGTGCTCACCACGGACGATCTGATCTGGCCTCTGTTCCTAATCGACGGCAACAACAAGCGCGAGCAGGTCGCCTCGATGCCCGGGATCGAGCGCCTCAGCGTCGACCAGGCGGTGCGCGAGGCCGAGCGCGCGATGAAGCTGACCATCCCCTGCATCGCGCTGTTCCCTTACACCGACCCCTCCCTGCGCGATGAGGACGGTTCTGAAGCGTCCAATCCGAACAATCTGGTCTGCCAGGCGGTGCGTGCAATCAAGAAGGAGTTTCCGGAGATCGGCGTTCTCTGCGACGTCGCGCTCGATCCCTTCACCAGCCACGGCCATGACGGCTTGCTCTCCGACGGCAAGATTTTGAACGACGAGACGGTCGCCGTGCTGGTGCGTCAGGCGCTGGTGCAGGCCGAGGCCGGCTGCGACATCATCGCGCCCTCCGACATGATGGACGGTCGCGTCGCCGCGATCCGCGAGGCGCTGGATCGCACAGGCCTGCTCGACGTGCAGATCATGGCCTATGCGGCCAAATACGCCTCCGCCTTCTACGGCCCGTTCCGCGACGCCATCGGTTCGGCCAAAACGCTCACCGGCGACAAGCGCACCTATCAGATGGACAGCGCCAACACCGACGAAGCGCTGCGCGAGGTCGAGCTCGACATCGCCGAAGGCGCCGACATGGTGATGGTGAAGCCCGGCATGCCCTATCTCGACGTCGTCCGCCGCGTGAAGGACACCTTTGCGATGCCGACCTTCGCCTACCAGGTCTCCGGCGAATACGCGATGATCGCGGCCGCCGCGAATAACGGCTGGCTCGACGGCGAGCGCGCGATGATGGAGAGCCTCCTGGCGTTCAAGCGCGCCGGCGCCGACGGCGTGCTGAGCTACTTTGCACCGAAGGCGGCGGAGAAACTGCGCAGCCAGGGGTAAGGTGCCGTAGGGGGGCAAAGCGAAGCGTGCCCACCACCTTTATCGAATCGAGAGAATGGTGGGCACGGCGCTGCGCGCCTTTGCCCACCCTACAGCATCTCGCCTGCGGCCCCCGCCGCCGAATCGCCGGAATATTTCGGCTTGTTAATGTCCCTGCGCCCTTGGCACGGGGATGGCCTGTTCCCATGTCCTGCTCGAGGGTTTTCCCTCTGTTCCCCCTGGGAGGACGGACCAATGTCGTATGACTCGGGCAACTCAGGCGCCTGGCGCAATGACGGCGGGGCGCAACCGCATGCCTACGACCCCTATCTGCATCCGGAACTGTTCCGCGGCGTTGCGACGCGGCGCGCATTCGCCTTCCTGATCGACATGGTCGTGATCTCGGTGCCGGTCATCCTCGGCTACGTCTTCATCGCATTGTTCGGCGTGGTCACCCTCGGCATCGGCTGGGCGCTGTTCTGGCTGGCCTGGCCGGCCTCCGTGATCTGGGCCATCGTCTACTATGGCGCCTGCATCGGCGGTCCCTCGTCGGCGACGGTCGGCATGCGCCTGATGGATCTGGAGCTGCGCACCTGGTACGGCGCGCCCGGCTATTTCGTGCTCGGCGCCACCCATGCCGTGCTGTTCTGGGTGACGGTCTCGTTCCTGACGCCCTTCGTGGTGCTGGTCGGACTGTTCAACGGCCGCCGGCGCCTGCTGCATGACATTGTGCTGGGAACGGTCGTGATCAACAATTCCATCCGCGCCCCGGAGCCGCAGGCCGCGAGGACCTACTGAGCAACGACCTATCAACCAGGACCATCTAAGCTGACTGATCTGACCTGCCGAGCTGACCAATTGACCGGGGGCTTCCGTAGCGCGATGCTGATACTCACTTCGGAGGCCCACGACGTCCCTTGACCCAGCACTCGCGCGACACCCCCCAATTTTACCTTACGGCGCCCTCGCCCTGCCCGTATCTGCCGGGCCGGCATGAGCGCAAGGTGTTCACGCACCTCGTTGGGGAGCGCGCCGGTGACCTCAACGACCTCCTGACCCATGGCGGCTTCCGCCGCAGCCAGTCGATCGCCTACCGGCCGGCCTGCGACCAGTGCCGCGCCTGCGTCTCGGTCCGGGTCGTCGCCAACGAGTTCCGTCCCTCCCGCAACTTCCGCAAGGTGATGGCACGCAACGCCGACATCATCGGCGAGCAGCGCAGCGCAGTGCCCACCTCCGAGCAATATTCGGTGTTCCGCGCCTATCTCGACGCCCGCCACCGCCACGGCGGCATGGCCGACATGACCGTGCTCGACTACGCCATGATGGTCGAGGACAGCCATGTCGAGACCCGCATCATCGAGTACCGCAAGCGCGGCCCCGACAGTGGCATCACCGGCCGCGGCGAGGAGCTGATCGCGGTGGCGCTCACCGACGTGCTCAGCGACGGTCTGTCGATGGTTTATTCGTTCTTCGAGCCTGGCCAGGTCAGCCGCTCGATGGGCACCTTCATGATCCTCGACCACATCGCCCGCGCGCGACGTCAGGGCCTGCCTTACGTTTATCTCGGCTACTGGATCGAGGGCTCGAAGAAGATGGACTACAAGGCCCGCTTCCTGCCGCAGCAGCGCCTCGCGCCCTCAGGCTGGCTGCGCATTGACGCGCAGGGGGATACGGCGTCCGAACCGCAGGATTAGTTCTCTCGTCATGCCACGCGAAGGCGGGGCATCCAGTACGCCGCGGCAGTTGTGGTGAGAGCGAGCTCTACGACTAACGCCTCTGGGATACTGGATCGCCCGCCTTCGCGGGCGATGACAGCGTTAATCGCTCACCCAAAAAGCGTATCCGCCAGCAGCTTCAGATTCAAAATCACGATCACGCCCGCGACGATCCACGCGATCGCGGCGACGTAGGCGGGAATCGCGAACTGGCCCATCTTGCGGCGGTCGGAGACGAAGCGGACCAGCGGGATGACCGCAAAGGGCAGCTGCATCGACAGCACGACCTGACTGAACACCAGCAAATCGGCCGTGCCGCGCTCGCCATAGATCGCGGTCACGACGATCACGGGGACGATGGCGATGCCGCGCGTGAGCAGGCGGCGCGCCCAGCTCGGCAGGCGCAGGTCGAGAAAGCCTTCCATCACGATCTGGCCGGCGAGCGTCGCGGTCACCGTCGAGTTGAGGCCGGAGGCGAGCAGCGCCACCGCGAACAGCGTCGAGGCGATGCCGAGGCCAAGCAGCGGCGACAACAGCTCGAAGGCCTGGCCGATCTCGGCGACATCGGAATGGCCGCTCTTGTGGAAGGTCGCAGCCGCCACGACGAGGATTGCGGCATTGATGAACAGCGCCAGCATCAGGGCGATGGTCGAGTCCGTCGTCGCCCATTTGATCGCCTCGCGGCGGCCGGTGTCGTTGCGTTCATAGGCGCGCGTCTGCACGATCGAGGAGTGCAGGTAGAGATTATGCGGCATCACGGTCGCGCCGATGATGCCGATCGCGATGTAGAGCATTTCAGGGTTGGTGAAGATCTCGCTCTTCGGCATGAAACCGCGCAGCACCTCCGCGACCGGCGGGGCCGCGGCCACGATCTGGACCGCGAAGCACACCGCGATCACCGCGAGCAGTGCGATGACGAAGGCTTCGAGGAAGCGGAAGCCGCGGTTCATCAAAATCAGAAGCAGGAAAGCGTCGAGGGCTGCGAGCAGCGCCCCGCCGATCAGGGGAATGCCGAACAGGAGCTTGAGCGCGATCGCGGTGCCGATGACCTCGGCGAGATCGCAGGCGATGATCGCCGCCTCGCAGGCCAGCCAGAGCAGGAAGTTCACCGCCGGCGAGTAGGTGGCGCGGCAGGCCTGCGCCAGGTCGCGGTCGGTGACGATGCCGAGCCGTGCCGCCAGCGACTGCAGCAGGATCGCCATCAGGTTCGAGAGCAGGATGACGGAGAGCAGCGTGTAGCCGAACTTCGATCCGCCCGCGAGGTCGGTCGCCCAGTTGCCGGGGTCCATGTAGCCGACCGACACGAGATAGCCCGGACCGACAAAGGCCAGCAGCCGCCGCGACCAATGGCCAGCGGCCGGGATCGCGACTGTGGAATTGACCTCGGCGAGGCTCTTGGTGGTGGGCGCATCCGTGCGCCAGCCGGCGGCGTCGGGGCTCAGGTGGGGTGATCGGGCATCCATGGGGCGAGAATACCGAACTTCCTCCTTATTGCAACTCATTTGCAACTGCATCTAGCGGCATGGGTTCCCGTCCCGGCCGGGATGCGGCCATCCTGTCGGAAAGCGGGTGGGTTTGGCGGGCCTCGCAGCCGGATACTGGCGCCAACCCGTACTTTGCAGGACACGAGCCATGTCAAACCCGCCCCGTCTCCCCGACACCTTTGGCCGCCTCGCCTGGTCCAACCTCGCGGCGCAGTCGGCCGAGCAGATCGCATTGGCCGCAGCCCCCATCGTCGCCGTGCTCACGCTCGGGGTCGCGGAAGGCCAGACCGGCCTGTTGCAGACCGCCCTGACCCTGCCCTTTGTGCTGTTCGCCATTCCGGCCGGCCTGCTCGCCGACCGCATCTCGCGCCGCTCGCTGATGGCAGGGGCCGAGGCGCTACGGGCGGTGGCGCTCGCCACCATCGTGCTGCTGCTGGCGCTCGGCGCCCTCAATCTTCCGCTGCTGGCGCTGCTCGGCTTCGCGGCGGTGTGCGGCACCGTCGTCTATAGCGTAGCCGCGCCGGCGCTGGTGCCCTCGCTGGTGAGCGCGGAGCTGTTGCCGGCAGCGAATGCGCGGATCGAGCTCGCGCGCACCATCGCCTTTGCCAGCGGGCCTGCGCTCGGCGGCGCGCTGGTCGGCTGGTGGGGCGCGAGCCCGGCCTTCGGCTTCGCCGCGGCGCTCTCGGCGATTGCGGTGGTGCTGCTCTCCGGCATCTTCGAACCTGCCCGCGCGCCGGCGCCGCGGCGCCATCCGTTCCAGGACATCCGTGAAGGCGCGGCCTTCGTGTTTCACCATCCGCTGCTGCGGCCGGTGTTCATCACCCAGTTCATCTTCAACACCGGCTGGTTCCTGCAGATCGCCGTGTTCGTGCCCTACGCCGTGCGCCATCTCGGCCTGACCGCCGCCGGCGTCGGCACCGTGCTGACGATGTACGGCGTCGGCATGGTGATCGGCGCGCTGCTCGCCACCCGCGTGATGCAGCGTATCGCCTTCGGCACCGTCGTCGGTCTCGGCCCGGTCACCGGCTTCGTCGCCGCCGTCGTGATGGCGCTGACGGTGCTGGTCCCCTCGCCCTGGCTCGCGGCCTTGAGTTTCTTCCTGCTCGGCGTCGGGCCGATCCTGTGGGTGATCTCGACTACGACACTGCGCCAGTCGGTGACGCCGCCGCGCCTCCTCGGCCGCGTCTCCGCCATCAACATCATGAGCTACGGCGCCCGCCCGCTCGGCTCGGCACTGGGCGCGGTCGTCGGCGGCCTCTGGAGCGCGGAAGCGTGCCTCTATCTCGCGGCCGCCGTGTTCGGCGTGCAGGCGCTGGTGATCTGGCTGTCGCCGGCGGTGGCGCTGCATCGGCAGCCGGACATGGTGGGAGACGAAGTGGCGGTGGGGTTCTAACGAGCCGGCCACGACGCAGCTCGTCGGATCCGGTCAACACTGGCTCGGCCCGTGCGCAGAGCGCGCGGATCAAGAATTCGCCAAACCAGTCTTGAAGTTGCAACTTTTTCATGTTGCACTTTGGGCGCGACACCGACCCCTTTCGGCCAATATTGCCGCGCCGTTTCCATGTCGGGAATTTTCGGACGCGGCTTCCTGTCTCATTCGCGCTTTTGAATTTGGATTTCATCACCCTCCTGGAGATTGCCATGCCCCATCGTCAGCCTCCGATCGACCTGTCGAAGTTTCACACTGACGACAATGATTTCGCGCATTTGTCATTGAAGAACCTGATCGACGCCCGCGAACTCTTCCACATTCACTTGATGCGGCATCCCAACGTCGTCGCCACCGCGATCGGCCGCTACCGCATTCGCAAGGGAGACAGCTGGCCGCATGCCAGGAAAAAGCATCACGGCAAGGGCGTACGGCGCCTCGACAACTCGGAAATCCGCCCCTACTCGTGGCCCT encodes:
- the nrdR gene encoding transcriptional regulator NrdR, which codes for MRCPNCNSLDTQVKDSRPTEDSSVIRRRRVCVACNFRFTTFERVQLRELTVIKRNGRRVPFDRDKLMRSVQISLRKRQVEPERVEKMVSTIVRELETGGEAEISSEVIGETVMEHLRTLDDVAYVRFASVYRNFREAKDFAEVLGELSGEEEARLAAIRK
- the glyA gene encoding serine hydroxymethyltransferase, translated to MTAAKTASAPDSFFTASLEQADPEIAAAIKGELGRQRHEVELIASENIVSRAVLEAQGSVMTNKYAEGYPGARYYGGCEWVDVAENLAIDRAKKLFGANFANVQPNSGSQMNQAVFLALLQPGDTFMGLDLAAGGHLTHGSPVNMSGKWFKAAHYTVRREDQIIDMDAVAKQAEEVKPKLIVAGGSAYSRAWDFKRFREIADSVGAYLLVDMAHFAGLVAGGVHASPVPHAHVTTTTTHKSLRGPRGGLILSNDEALAKKLNSAIFPGLQGGPLMHVIAAKAVAFGEALRPDFKVYAKNVVENAKALAEAMKSHGFDIVSGGTDNHLMLVDLRPKGLKGNVSEKALVRAAITCNKNGIPFDPEKPFVTSGLRLGTPAATTRGFGVAEFQQVGGMIAEVLNAIAQSDDGKAPLVEAAIKERVKALTDRFPIYQ
- the ldtR gene encoding transcriptional regulator LdtR, whose amino-acid sequence is MMKAVATAADTAERVSGQQGSVQSLYLEALTLVERLHRRLLDVIKDEFDRRGRADINSVQALLLYNIGDKELTAGELRTRGYYLGSNVSYNLKKLVELGFLDHQRSRVDRRSVRIRLTPQGQEVRRIVDTLYQKHVKTVEQVGGISGEEFSTLNKSLHRLERFWTDQILYRL
- a CDS encoding DUF6163 family protein — translated: MSEISTRDAARDGSPRDAVRDNARDSAMSVAAISSERSESDDNVWTRRLVLFLRVMALLSILKGLYHWAQVTGFVGGEDEAFENQSMAWQAATVYFAVIELVAAVGLWLATPWGAVVWLTTVVSMAVIELMFPGIYGGSLIVVGVEAFMLAAYLALAWMAARERPP
- the hemB gene encoding porphobilinogen synthase — translated: MAIKYGRPIELREVSRRDGAGASPALDLTVRPRRNRKAEWARRMVRENVLTTDDLIWPLFLIDGNNKREQVASMPGIERLSVDQAVREAERAMKLTIPCIALFPYTDPSLRDEDGSEASNPNNLVCQAVRAIKKEFPEIGVLCDVALDPFTSHGHDGLLSDGKILNDETVAVLVRQALVQAEAGCDIIAPSDMMDGRVAAIREALDRTGLLDVQIMAYAAKYASAFYGPFRDAIGSAKTLTGDKRTYQMDSANTDEALREVELDIAEGADMVMVKPGMPYLDVVRRVKDTFAMPTFAYQVSGEYAMIAAAANNGWLDGERAMMESLLAFKRAGADGVLSYFAPKAAEKLRSQG
- a CDS encoding RDD family protein, with the protein product MSYDSGNSGAWRNDGGAQPHAYDPYLHPELFRGVATRRAFAFLIDMVVISVPVILGYVFIALFGVVTLGIGWALFWLAWPASVIWAIVYYGACIGGPSSATVGMRLMDLELRTWYGAPGYFVLGATHAVLFWVTVSFLTPFVVLVGLFNGRRRLLHDIVLGTVVINNSIRAPEPQAARTY
- a CDS encoding arginyltransferase translates to MTQHSRDTPQFYLTAPSPCPYLPGRHERKVFTHLVGERAGDLNDLLTHGGFRRSQSIAYRPACDQCRACVSVRVVANEFRPSRNFRKVMARNADIIGEQRSAVPTSEQYSVFRAYLDARHRHGGMADMTVLDYAMMVEDSHVETRIIEYRKRGPDSGITGRGEELIAVALTDVLSDGLSMVYSFFEPGQVSRSMGTFMILDHIARARRQGLPYVYLGYWIEGSKKMDYKARFLPQQRLAPSGWLRIDAQGDTASEPQD
- a CDS encoding Nramp family divalent metal transporter, encoding MDARSPHLSPDAAGWRTDAPTTKSLAEVNSTVAIPAAGHWSRRLLAFVGPGYLVSVGYMDPGNWATDLAGGSKFGYTLLSVILLSNLMAILLQSLAARLGIVTDRDLAQACRATYSPAVNFLLWLACEAAIIACDLAEVIGTAIALKLLFGIPLIGGALLAALDAFLLLILMNRGFRFLEAFVIALLAVIAVCFAVQIVAAAPPVAEVLRGFMPKSEIFTNPEMLYIAIGIIGATVMPHNLYLHSSIVQTRAYERNDTGRREAIKWATTDSTIALMLALFINAAILVVAAATFHKSGHSDVAEIGQAFELLSPLLGLGIASTLFAVALLASGLNSTVTATLAGQIVMEGFLDLRLPSWARRLLTRGIAIVPVIVVTAIYGERGTADLLVFSQVVLSMQLPFAVIPLVRFVSDRRKMGQFAIPAYVAAIAWIVAGVIVILNLKLLADTLFG
- a CDS encoding MFS transporter encodes the protein MSNPPRLPDTFGRLAWSNLAAQSAEQIALAAAPIVAVLTLGVAEGQTGLLQTALTLPFVLFAIPAGLLADRISRRSLMAGAEALRAVALATIVLLLALGALNLPLLALLGFAAVCGTVVYSVAAPALVPSLVSAELLPAANARIELARTIAFASGPALGGALVGWWGASPAFGFAAALSAIAVVLLSGIFEPARAPAPRRHPFQDIREGAAFVFHHPLLRPVFITQFIFNTGWFLQIAVFVPYAVRHLGLTAAGVGTVLTMYGVGMVIGALLATRVMQRIAFGTVVGLGPVTGFVAAVVMALTVLVPSPWLAALSFFLLGVGPILWVISTTTLRQSVTPPRLLGRVSAINIMSYGARPLGSALGAVVGGLWSAEACLYLAAAVFGVQALVIWLSPAVALHRQPDMVGDEVAVGF